The Nostoc cf. commune SO-36 genomic sequence AGTTGCTCATGAAATCAACAATCCAGTTAATTTTATTCATGGTAACTTAACCTATGCTAACGAATATTTTCAAGAGATGTTAACTCTCTTACACCTTTATCAGCAACACTATCCTCAGCCCCAAAGAGAAATTGAAGATTTCTCGGAAAAAATTGATTTAGAATTTATTACTAGCGATCTTTCTCAACTTCTGTCTTCAATGAATATGGGTACTAAACGTATCCGTGAAATTGTTTTGGGATTGCGAAACTTTTCTCGTCATGATGAAGCAGATAAAAAATTAGTTGATATTCATGAAGGAATCGAAAATACGTTATTAATTTTACATTATCGTTGGAAAGATAATGGAATTGGATTGGATATATCTATAATTAAGGAATATGGCGATTTGCCCTTAGTTGATTGCTACGCTGGGCAGCTTAATCAGGTATTTATGAATATTTTAACTAATGCGATCGATGCTTTAGAAGAGTCAATGATTAGCAAAAAAATAAGTCATAAACCACAAATTAAAATTCAGACTGAAATTTTAGACAGTAAATTTGTTGTCATCAGAATTGCTGACAATGGATTAGGAATGGCGGAAGACATTAGAAAGCTGTTATTTGATCCATTTTTCACCACAAAACCCGTGGGTAAGGGAACAGGTTTAGGATTATCAATTAGCTACCAAATTGTAGTAGAAAAACATGGTGGAATTCTGAATTGTCTATCAGAACCTGGAAAAGGTACAGAATTCTGGATTCAAATTCCGATTTAAAAATACTCTGTGCTTAAAAATAGCACGATTTTATGCAAAGCTGTACTTTGATATTTCTTTAAGGAAAAATATGCAAATATCCCTCTGCTCAAATCTTGCAGCTAACTAACCTTAGTCCGCCTAAGCGGACTTTGTTTATTTTGTTCGGTACTCTGTATAATTTAAATTAAATTTTATGAAAAAATGCTTCATACCACCAAGCCTCGTTACTAGATATTGCTTATTCAATAAAAGTAGAGTTCTGATTGTAGCGGTAATTCTGGCGTTACTTAGCACAGGCTGTACTGGAAAAGTGTCTCAGAAGAATCAGCCTGTTGTCGATAGTGTCTCAAGTAAACAGAACTTACCAGCTTTAAGGATTGGGGTGCTGCCTACGCAAAGCCGGACAGAGCAGGAGCGGATGATTAAACCCTTAAAAGAATACTTAGAGCAATCTCTTGGACAGAGGGGTGATAGTAAGTCGCAATCAAAGATAATAGGAGGACAAGGGAGACACAAAAAACGAGAGATCGAAAAGGTAGAATATGCGATCGTAAGTTCAGTAGATTTTCAGATTGCTAAAGATTATGAGCAAATCATTGACTGGCTATTACAGGATAAGCTGGACATGGCTTATTTAGGGCCTATGAGCTATTTGGAGGCATTAGACCGGGGTGCTAAAGTCGAACCGTTGGTTGCTCCCATTGATAAATATACGGGACAACCCTGGTATCGGGCGTGTATCATTGTCAAACAAGACAGTCTCATCAAAACCTTAAAAGACCTCAAAGGTAAGCGTATTGCCTTTGTAGATAAATTATCAACCTCTGGGTATTTGATGCCCCTGGCAACATTCAAAAAAGTAGGGATTAATTATGACCGGGATTTTGCTCAAGTCCTCTATACTGGCAGCCATAGCAACAGTATGGCTGCATTAGAAGATGGTATTGTTGATGCAGCAGCCACTAATATTTCCTCCTACTTGAAACGGCAAAAAAGTGGTAAGCTAACACCTCAAAATTCCAGAATTCTGTGGGAATCTGCCCCTATACCCAGTTCTCCAATAGTAGTGTCCAAAAGACTAGCACCTGAGTTAAT encodes the following:
- a CDS encoding substrate-binding domain-containing protein; amino-acid sequence: MKKCFIPPSLVTRYCLFNKSRVLIVAVILALLSTGCTGKVSQKNQPVVDSVSSKQNLPALRIGVLPTQSRTEQERMIKPLKEYLEQSLGQRGDSKSQSKIIGGQGRHKKREIEKVEYAIVSSVDFQIAKDYEQIIDWLLQDKLDMAYLGPMSYLEALDRGAKVEPLVAPIDKYTGQPWYRACIIVKQDSLIKTLKDLKGKRIAFVDKLSTSGYLMPLATFKKVGINYDRDFAQVLYTGSHSNSMAALEDGIVDAAATNISSYLKRQKSGKLTPQNSRILWESAPIPSSPIVVSKRLAPELILRLKQSFISSPEGLEDIIGTESAGYTLVSYSDYAPIVQLRKYLNLISVPGK